A section of the Callospermophilus lateralis isolate mCalLat2 chromosome 14, mCalLat2.hap1, whole genome shotgun sequence genome encodes:
- the Cad gene encoding multifunctional protein CAD isoform X1: MAALVLEDGSVLRGRPFGAAVSTAGEVVFQTGMVGYPEALTDPSYKAQILVLTYPLIGNYGIPPDEVDEFGLRKWFESSEIHVAGLVVGECCPTPSHWSATCTLHEWLQQHGIPGLQGVDTRELTKKLREQGSLLGKLIQDGTEPSALQFLDPNARPLVPEVSIKTPQIFNAGGTPRILALDCGLKYNQIRCLCQRGAEVTVVPWDHKLDSQQYDGLFLSNGPGDPASYPSVVATLSRVLSEPNPRPVFGICLGHQLLALAIGAKTYKMRYGNRGHNQPCLLVGSGRCFLTSQNHGFAVETDSLPVGWAPLFTNANDGSNEGIVHDNLPFFSVQFHPEHQAGPSDMELLFDIFLETVKEAAAGNSGGQTVRERLAERLCPAGLPAPGSGLPPPRKVLILGSGGLSIGQAGEFDYSGSQAIKALKEENIQTLLINPNIATVQTSQGLADKVYFLPITPHYVTQVIRNERPDGVLLTFGGQTALNCGVELTKAGVLARYGVRVLGTPVETIELTEDRRAFAARMAEIGEHVAPSEAANSLEQAQAAAERLGYPVLVRAAFALGGLGSGFASTKEELSALVAPAFAHTSQVLVDKSLKGWKEIEYEVVRDAYGNCVTVCNMENLDPLGIHTGESIVVAPSQTLNDREYQLLRRTAIKVTQHLGIVGECNVQYALNPESEQYYIIEVNARLSRSSALASKATGYPLAYVAAKLALGIPLPELRNSVTGGTAAFEPSLDYCVVKIPRWDLSKFLRVSTKIGSCMKSVGEVMGIGRSFEEAFQKALRMVDENCVGFDHTVKPVSDVELETPTDKRIFVVAAALWAGYSVERLYELTRIDRWFLHRMKRIVTHAQLLEQHRGQPLPPDLLHQAKCLGFSDKQIALAVLSTELAVRKLRQELGICPAVKQIDTVAAEWPAQTNYLYLTYGGKTHDLTFRTSHVLVLGSGVYRIGSSVEFDWCAVGCIQQLRKMGYKTIMVNYNPETVSTDYDMCDRLYFDEISFEVVMDIYELENPEGVILSMGGQLPNNMAMALHRQQCRVLGTSPEAIDSAENRFKFSRLLDTIGISQPQWRELSDLESARQFCQTVGYPCVVRPSYVLSGAAMNVAYTDGDLERFLSSAAAVSKEHPVVISKFIQEAKEIDVDAVACDGVVEAIAISEHVENAGVHSGDATLVTPPQDITTKTLERIKAIVHAVGQELQVTGPFNLQLIAKDDQLKVIECNVRVSRSFPFVSKTLGVDLVALATRVIMGEKVEPVGLMTGSGVVGVKVPQFSFSRLAGADVVLGVEMTSTGEVAGFGESRCEAYLKAMLSTGFKIPKKNILLTIGSYKNKSELLPTVRLLESLGYSLYASLGTADFYTEHGVKVTAVDWHFEEAVDGECPPQRSILEQLAENHFELVINLSMRGAGGRRLSSFVTKGYRTRRLAADFSVPLIIDIKCTKLFVEALGQIGPAPPLKVHVDCMTSQKLVRLPGLIDVHVHLREPGGTHKEDFASGTAAALAGGVTMVCAMPNTRPPIVDAPALALAQKLAEAGARCDFALFLGASSENAGTLGTVAGSAAGLKLYLNETFSELRLDSVAQWMEHFETWPSHLPIVAHAERQSVAAILMVAQLTQRPVHICHVARKEEILLIKAAKAQGLPVTCEVAPHHLFLSRDDLERLGPGKGEVRPKLGSRQDVEALWENMAVIDCFASDHAPHTLEEKCGPQPPPGFPGLETMLPLLLTAVSEGRLSLDDLLQRLHHNPRRIFHLPQQEDTYVEVDLEHEWTIPSHMPFSKARWTPFEGQKVKGTIRRVVLRGEVAYIDGQVLVPPGYGQDVRKWPQGAVPQPPPSAPATSEITTTPERPRRGIPGLPDGRFHLPPRIHRASDPGLPAVFLRPGAGIPQGSRVWAEEPKEKPSRKAAEPELMGTPDGTCYPPPPVPRQASPQNLGTPGLLHPQTSPLLHSLVGQHILSVKQFTKDQMSHLFNVAHTLRMMVQKERSLDILKGKVMASMFYEVSTRTSSSFAAAMARLGGSMLSFSEATSSVQKGESLVDSVQTMSCYADVVVLRHPQPGAVELAAKHCRRPVINAGDGVGEHPTQALLDIFTIREELGTVNGMTITMVGDLKHGRTVHSLACLLTQYRVSLRYVAPPSLRMPSNVWAFVSSRGTKQEEFESIEEALPDTDVLYMTRIQKERFGSTQEYEACFGQFILTPHIMTRAKKKMVVMHPMPRVNEISMEVDSDPRAAYFRQAENGMYIRMALLATVLGRF; this comes from the exons ATGGCGGCCCTGGTGTTGGAGGACGGGTCAGTGCTGCGGGGCCGGCCCTTCGGGGCCGCTGTGTCGACTGCCGGGGAAGTGG TGTTTCAAACCGGCATGGTCGGCTACCCCGAAGCTCTCACTGACCCTTCCTACAAAGCACAAATCTTAGTGCTGACATATCCTCTGATCGGCAACTATGGCATCCCCCCAGATGAAGTGGATGAGTTCGGCCTCCGAAAG TGGTTCGAATCCTCGGAGATCCATGTGGCAGGACTGGTGGTGGGAGAGTGCTGCCCCACACCTAGCCACTGGAGCGCCACCTGCACCCTGCATGAGTGGCTGCAGCAGCATGGCATTCCTGGCCTGCAAG GAGTGGACACTCGGGAGCTGACTAAGAAGTTGCGGGAACAAGGGTCTCTGCTTGGGAAGTTGATCCAGGATGGGACTGAGCCTTCAGCCCTGCAATTCTTGGACCCCAATGCCCGGCCCCTGGTGCCAGAGGTCTCCATTAAG ACTCCGCAGATATTCAATGCAGGGGGCACCCCTCGAATCCTTGCTTTGGACTGTGGCCTCAAATATAATCAGATTCGATGTCTTTGCCAGCGTGGGGCTGAGGTCACTGTGGTTCCCTGGGACCATAAATTAGACAGCCAAC AGTATGATGGTCTTTTCCTAAGCAATGGCCCTGGTGATCCTGCCTCCTATCCCAGTGTGGTAGCCACACTGAGCCGTGTCTTATCTGAGCCTAATCCCCGACCTGTGTTTGGGATCTGCCTGGGACACCAACTGTTGGCCTTAGCCATTGGGGCTAAGACCTACAAGATGAG ATATGGGAATCGAGGCCATAACCAGCCCTGCTTGTTGGTGGGCTCTGGACGCTGCTTTCTGACATCCCAGAACCATGGGTTTGCTGTGGAAACAGACTCCCTGCCCGTAGGCTGGGCTCCTCTCTTCACCAATGCCAATGATGGTTCTAATGAAGGCATTGTACACGACAACCTGCCATTCTTCAG TGTCCAGTTTCACCCAGAGCACCAAGCCGGTCCTTCAGATATGGAATTACTTTTTgatatctttctggaaactgtgaAAGAGGCTGCAGCTGGCAACTCTGGAGGCCAGACAG TTCGAGAACGGCTGGCCGAGCGCCTCTGTCCAGCTGGGCTTCCTGCCCCTGGCTCTGGTCTTCCACCACCACGAAAGGTTCTGATCCTAGGCTCAGGGGGCCTCTCCATTGGCCAAGCTGGGGAGTTTGACTATTCAGGCTCTCAG GCAATTAAGGCCCtgaaggaagagaacatccagacaTTGCTGATCAACCCCAACATTGCCACAGTGCAGACCTCTCAGGGACTGGCCGACAAGGTCTATTTTCTTCCCATAACTCCTCACTATGTAACCCAG GTGATACGTAATGAACGGCCAGATGGTGTGTTGCTGACTTTTGGGGGCCAGACAGCCTTGAATTGTGGTGTGGAACTGACAAAGGCTGGAGTGTTAGCTCGATATGGGGTCCGGGTCCTGGGCACACCCGTGGAGACCATTGAGCTGACTGAGGATCGACGTGCCTTTGCAGCCAGGATGGCAGAGATTGGAGAGCATGTGGCCCCCAGTGAGGCAGCAAATTCTCTTGAACAG GCACAAGCAGCCGCTGAGCGACTGGGCTACCCTGTGCTGGTGCGTGCAGCCTTTGCCCTGGGGGGCCTAGGCTCCGGCTTTGCCTCCACTAAGGAGGAGCTCTCAGCTCTTGTGGCTCCTGCTTTTGCCCATACAAGCCAGGTGCTGGTAGACAAGTCCCTGAAGGGATGGAAGGAAATTGAGTATGAGGTGGTGAGAGACGCCTATGGCAACTGTGTGACG GTGTGTAATATGGAGAACTTAGACCCATTGGGCATCCACACTGGTGAGTCCATAGTGGTGGCTCCTAGCCAGACACTGAATGACAGAGAGTACCAACTCCTGCGACGGACAGCTATCAAGGTGACCCAGCACCTGGGGATTGTTGGAGAGTGCAATGTACAGTATGCCTTGAATCCAGAGTCTGAACAG TATTACATCATTGAAGTGAATGCCAGGCTGTCTCGCAGCTCTGCTCTGGCCAGTAAGGCCACAGGCTATCCACTAGCCTATGTGGCAGCCAAGCTAGCTTTGGGCATCCCCCTGCCTGAACTCAG GAACTCTGTTACAGGGGGAACAGCAGCCTTTGAACCCAGTCTGGACTACTGTGTGGTGAAGATTCCTCGCTGGGACCTCAGCAAGTTCCTGCGTGTCAGCACAAAGATTGGGAGCTGCATGAAGAGCGTTG GTGAAGTTATGGGCATTGGACGTTCATTTGAGGAGGCCTTCCAGAAGGCCCTGCGCATGGTGGATGAGAACTGTGTGGgctttgatcacacagtgaagccaGTCAGCGATGTG GAGTTGGAGACGCCAACAGATAAGCGGATCTTTGTGGTGGCTGCTGCTCTATGGGCTGGTTACTCAGTGGAGCGCCTGTATGAGCTCACACGCATTGACCGCTGGTTTCTGCACCGAATGAAGAGGATTGTCACCCATGCCCAGCTGTTGGAACAACACCGTGGACAGCCTTTGCCTCCAGACCTGCTACACCAGGCCAAGTGCCTTGGCTTCTCCGACAAACAGATTGCCCTTGCCGTCCTGAG CACAGAGTTGGCTGTTCGCAAGCTGCGTCAAGAACTAGGGATCTGCCCAGCAGTGAAACAGATTGACACAGTTGCAGCCGAATGGCCAGCTCAAACAAATTACCTGTACCTGACATACGGGGGTAAAACCCACGACCTCACCTTTCGAACATCTCATGTCCTGGTCCTGGGCTCTGGCGTCTACCGTATCGGTTCCAGCGTTGAGTTTGACTGGTGTGCTGTAGGTTGCATCCAGCAGCTCCGAAAG ATGGGGTATAAGACCATCATGGTGAACTACAACCCAGAGACAGTCAGCACCGACTATGACATGTGCGACCGACTCTACTTTGATGAGATTTCTTTCGAG GTGGTGATGGACATCTATGAGCTAGAGAACCCTGAAGGTGTGATACTGTCCATGGGTGGGCAGCTGCCTAACAACATGGCCATGGCTTTGCATCGGCAGCAGTGCCGGGTGCTGGGCACCTCCCCTGAAGCCATCGACTCAGCAGAGAACCGATTTAAGTTCTCCCGGCTCCTAGACACTATTGGTATCAGCCAGCCTCAGTGGAGGGAGCTCAGTGACCTAGAG TCTGCTCGCCAGTTCTGCCAGACCGTGGGGTACCCCTGTGTGGTGCGCCCCTCCTATGTTCTGAGTGGTGCTGCTATGAATGTAGCCTACACTGATGGGGACCTGGAGCGCTTCCTGAGCAGCGCAGCAGCTGTCTCTAAGGAACACCCTGTAGTCATCTCTAAGTTCATCCAGGAAGCCAAG GAGATTGACGTGGATGCTGTGGCCTGTGATGGTGTGGTGGAAGCCATTGCCATCTCTGAGCATGTGGAGAATGCAGGTGTGCATTCAGGAGATGCCACACTGGTTACCCCACCACAAGACATCACCACCAAAACTCTGGAGCGGATCAAAGCCATTGTGCATGCAGTAGGCCAGGAGCTGCAAGTCACAGGACCCTTTAATCTTCAACTCATTGCCAAG GACGACCAGCTAAAAGTTATTGAATGCAACGTGCGAGTCTCACGATCCTTCCCCTTCGTCTCCAAGACACTAGGTGTTGACCTAGTGGCCTTGGCCACACGGGTCATCATGGGGGAAAAAGTGGAACCTGTAGGGCTCATGACTGGCTCTGGAGTCGTGGGAGTAAAG GTACCTCAATTCTCCTTCTCCCGCTTGGCTGGTGCTGACGTGGTGTTGGGCGTGGAGATGACCAGTACCGGGGAGGTGGCTGGCTTCGGGGAGAGCCGTTGTGAGGCCTACCTCAAGGCTATGCTAAGCACTGGCTTTAAGATCCCCAAGAAGAATATTCTGCTGACCATTGGCAGCTATAAG AACAAAAGTGAGCTGCTCCCAACTGTGCGTCTGCTTGAGAGCCTGGGCTACAGCCTCTATGCCAGCCTGGGTACAGCTGACTTCTACACCGAGCATGGTGTCAAG GTGACAGCTGTGGACTGGCACTTTGAAGAGGCTGTGGATGGTGAGTGCCCACCACAGCGGAGCATCCTGGAGCAGCTGGCTGAGAATCATTTTGAGCTAGTGATTAATCTGTCCATGCGTGGGGCTGGGGGCCGGCGTCTCTCTTCTTTTGTTACCAAGGGCTACCGTACCCGGCGCCTGGCTGCTGACTTCTCTGTGCCCCTCATCATCGACATCAAGTGCACCAAACTCTTTGTGGAG GCCCTAGGCCAGATTGGGCCAGCCCCACCTTTAAAAGTGCACGTTGATTGTATGACCTCCCAGAAGCTTGTGCGATTACCTG GACTTATTGACGTTCATGTGCACCTGCGGGAACCAGGTGGGACACACAAGGAGGATTTTGCCTCTGGCACAGCTGCTGCCCTGGCTGGTGGTGTCACCATGGTGTGTGCCATGCCTAATACCCGGCCCCCCATTGTTGATGCCCCTGCTCTGGCCCTGGCCCAGAAG TTGGCAGAAGCTGGTGCCCGCTGTGATTTTGCCCTTTTCCTTGGAGCCTCATCTGAAAATGCAGGGACCCTGGGTACTGTGGCAGGGTCTGCAGCAGGGCTGAAGCTCTACCTCAATGAGACCTTCTCTGAGCTGCGGCTGGACAGTGTGGCCCAGTGGATGGAG CACTTTGAGACCTGGCCATCCCACCTTCCCATTGTGGCTCATGCAGAGCGGCAAAGTGTCGCTGCCATCCTCATGGTGGCTCAGCTGACCCAGCGCCCAGTGCACATATGTCACGTGGCACGGAAGGAGGAG ATCCTCCTGATTAAAGCTGCAAAGGCACAAGGACTGCCAGTGACCTGTGAGGTAGCACCCCACCACCTGTTCCTGAGCCGTGATGACTTGGAACGTTTGGGGCCTGGGAAGGGAGAAGTCCGGCCTAAGCTTGGCTCTCGCCAGGACGTGGAGGCCCTGTGGGAGAACATGGCTGTCATTGACTGCTTTGCTTCAGATCACG CCCCCCACACGTTGGAGGAGAAGTGTGGGCCCCAGCCTCCACCTGGCTTCCCTGGGCTAGAGACCATGCTGCCGTTGCTGCTGACAGCTGTGAGCGAGGGCCGCCTCAGTCTAGATGACCTGCTGCAGCGATTGCATCACAATCCTCGGCGGATCTTCCACCTGCCCCAACAGGAGGACACCTATGTGGAG GTGGATCTGGAGCATGAGTGGACAATTCCCAGCCACATGCCCTTCTCCAAGGCCCGCTGGACACCCTTTGAAGGGCAGAAAGTGAAGGGCACCATCCGCCGTGTGGTCTTGCGAGGGGAGGTTGCTTATATCGATGGGCAG GTGCTGGTGCCCCCGGGCTATGGACAGGATGTACGGAAGTGGCCTCAGGGGGCTGTCCCTCAGCCCCCACCTTCTGCCCCTGCCACCAGTGAGATAACCACG ACACCTGAAAGACCACGCCGAGGCATCCCAGGGCTTCCTGATGGTCGCTTCCATCTGCCACCTCGAATCCACCGAGCCTCCGACCCTGGTCTGCCAG CTGTGTTCCTGCGCCCGGGAGCTGGGATCCCACAGGGCAGCAGAGTATGGG CTGAGGAGCCAAAGGAGAAACCCTCTCGGAAGGCAGCTGAGCCAG AGCTGATGGGAACCCCTGATGGCACCTGCTACCCTCCACCACCAGTACCTAGACAGGCGTCACCCCAGAACCTGGGGACCCCTGGCCTGCTGCACCCCCAGACCTCACCCCTGCTGCACTCATTAGTGGGCCAACATATCCTGTCTGTCAAGCAGTTCACCAAGGATCAG ATGTCGCATCTGTTCAATGTGGCGCACACACTGCGAATGATGGTACAGAAAGAGCGGAGCCTCGACATCCTCAAG GGAAAGGTCATGGCTTCCATGTTCTATGAAGTGAGCACGCGGACCAGCAGCTCTTTTGCAGCGGCCATGGCCCGACTTGGGGGTTCTATGCTCAGCTTCTCAGAAGCCACATCCTCCGTCCAGAAGGGCGAATCCCTGGTTGACTCGGTGCAGACTATGAGTTGTTATGCTGATGTCGTTGTGCTTCGGCACCCCCAGCCTGGAGCAGTGGAG CTGGCAGCCAAGCATTGCCGGAGGCCAGTGATCAACGCTGGAGATGGGGTTGGAGAGCATCCCACCCAGGCCCTGCTGGACATCTTCACCATCCGGGAAGAGCTAGGGACGGTGAATGGCATGACG ATCACCATGGTGGGTGACCTGAAACATGGACGCACAGTGCATTCCCTGGCCTGCCTGCTCACTCAATACCGTGTCAGCCTGCGCTACGTGGCACCTCCCAGCCTGCGTATGCCATCCAATGTGTGGGCTTTTGTGTCCTCCCGTGGCACCAAGCAG GAAGAGTTTGAGAGCATTGAAGAGGCACTGCCTGACACTGATGTGCTCTACATGACTCGGATCCAGAAGGAGCGATTTGGCTCTACCCAGGAGTATGAAGCT TGCTTTGGCCAGTTCATCCTCACTCCCCACATCATGACTCGGGCCAAGAAGAAGATGGTGGTGATGCACCCAATGCCCCGCGTCAATGAGATAAG CATGGAGGTGGACTCGGACCCCCGAGCAGCCTATTTCCGCCAGGCTGAGAATGGCATGTACATCCGCATGGCTCTGTTAGCCACTGTGCTGGGCCGTTTCTAG